The sequence TAGATTATTTCTGATACCTCCATGTATAGCGGATCAAGCGAAGCGAAGCAGCATTACCTTGCAGTGCAAAATAATAATCAGCGCGGTTTTTTGGTGTTATTTTAAGCCGCAGCAGGCTTCATTTATGTTGAGGGCAATACAATTAAGACTTCATTTAAGTAAAAAAGTTTAGATAGTATTCAGAAAGCTCAATTCGAACAGTAACAACAATTATCTAAAAGGCCGGTGCGGACACCGATAAACTCTCTTATCTGCACTATAAAAGAATGCTTATAAGCAGTGCTGATCAGTTTGCTTAGGTTGTTACTGGTGACAGATGCGCGTGCGTCTACTGGCGCCGCTAAACTGAGAATCGCCTACACAGTTTTTCTTGATCTAGAGCAACGTACAGTATTTCTGAGCACACGGGCACCGCTCAGCTCAGTAGCGTCGAGCGGTGCTGGCAGGGGTAACTAAAGCTTTGCAAATGCTCTCAGGTTACTTCTCCTTATTTTCTTTGCTCGCCTGAGGTGCTGCGGCTGGCAGTTCCTCTTGCTTGGCTGCAATTGTCTGCTCTTTAGGTTTTGCTGATTTATTCGCAGCAGCACTAACTGGCGTGGTTTTTTCGTCAGCTGAAGCCGAAGAATCTGCTTTTGATTTTGCTAATGGCAGCTCTTCTTGCTTGGCTGCCACTGCAGGTACTTTGGGCTTTTCTGGCTGTGCTGATTTATTCATAGCAGGGTTAACTGGTGTGCTCTTTTTGGCAGCTGAAACTGGCGCATCAGTCTTGATTGCTGCGGCCGGCAACTCCTCTTGCTTGGCTGCTGCCGCTGTGGGTGCTTTAGGTTTTGCTGGCTTTGCTGGCTTTTTCACAGCGGTTTTAATGGGCTTGCTCTTTTCGGCAGCTGAAGCTGGCGCATCAGTCTTGATTGCTGCGGCCGGCAGCTCCTCTTGCTTGGCTGCCGCCGCTGTGGGTGCTTTAGGTTTTGCCGTCTTAGCTGGCTTTTTCACAGCGGTTTTAATGGGCTTGCTCTTTTCGGCAGCTAAAGCTGGCGCATCAGTCTTGATTGCTGCGGCCGGCAGCTCCTCTTGCTTGGCTGCTGCCGCTGTGGGTGCTTTAGGTTTTGCCGTCTTAGCTGGCTTTTTCACAGCGGCTTTAACTGCAGTTGTTTTTTCCTCGCCTACAATCTGAGACTCAAGGCGCTTTGTGTCATGCGCTCTAGCCGACGAAGCCGACGACTTAGGCTGAATGAAGGCAGGCATAGGCTGATCAAACAATTGGTGCAGCTGACGCCAAAGCTCGCCTACCGCCCCCTCTGCAGTCAACAGCTCTGGCACTAGGCGTACCACACTATCAAGCAGGGTTTTGCGTGACTCATTGTCGACAAGCAGCTGCGGTAACGTTTCTAAACTTTCTGCAGGAAGTGCAAAGACCAGCAGACCTTGCTGATCAATAATTGCACGAATAGTTTCTAAATCTATATCAAACTCTTTAATCAGGGTGCGGCTTTTCTCGGCAAGTTGCTCGACACGATCCTTACTGAATTTACCACTCTGGTGGCCAAGCAGTAGCAAGATCCGCGACAAGGCTTCCACTCCACCACCTTGCGTCAGTGAGCTACGCAAGTGTTCAGTGACATCCTGATCCTGCTGTTCAATAAAACCCTGCTGAGTTTCAGGTGCTTGCGCGCCAGTCAAAGTACTAAGGCCACCATAGACTGCATGAAACTGCATCTCCTGCGAGGCATCTTGTACATCGTTATAGCCATTCAGTAGCGCTTCGACGAAATTGGAGGTTGTCTCCTGCCAAGCTAGCAATGGATTATTAGGGGAAACCTCCTGTCGGTTTTCCCGTAGCAAAGGCGCATAGCCAGCCAACCAACTTAATGCTGGGTTCAAGCTACTGTAAGCATACTGTTGCATGCGAAATGGGTGCATTTTGCGTATCATTTCAGCAACGGGCTCATTGATCGTGTGACGCAGCCAAGGACGTACATACCATTCATATAGTGTGTTGTTGAGCTGTGAAGCTTGATCAACCAAAGCGAACTCACGCTCGTCATCACGATCGCGCTCATCTTCACCATCACTAAGAATATTGGCGATACGCCTAGGCTCAAAGTACACCTCATAACCTTGCTCAGATCCGCTTGCCGTTGGCACATCTTCGATCATCATTTCATAGAGCCCAGGTGCCAATAGCGCTATAGCTTCGCTGGCATCCAAAAGCCCGCGGTGTTCGCGACGCGCCACTGCACCAGAGACAAAGATGCCAAAATGATCAATCGTGGCATGCTTTAAGTAAATAATAGTCCGGCCTGCACTGCGCAGCGCTAAATCGCTGGGGTAAATATCAGCGATCCAGTTTAACGCCTGCTGCGGCGGTGTAATGTCGTCACCATAGGAGCAAAACACGACGACTGGCGCCTCGATCTTCTTTAGGTCCACTTCGCTGCTCTGCTGCCCTAAGCCACCCGTGAGACGATTACCAATGAATAAATCATCGACAATCACCTCTATCTCTTCACTATTGAGCAGGGTTGGGCTGCTCCACCAGCGTTCAAAATCAAGAAAGTCCGGGACTTCGCTGTCGATCTTGCTAAATAAGTTGTAATACTTGTTCCAGTGGCTTTCAGCTGGATTCAAGCTTTCATAGCCGCTGACCAACCAAGCACCGTCAAAACGGCCATTGCCCAGATCGCTCGCCAGTCGAGTTGTCCAAGCACCGCCAAGCAGACCGCCTGTGTAGCGCATAGGATTACGCCCATCAGCACCCGCCCAATAAGATAGCGGCGCACCATTGATGATCACCAGCCCTGGTAATTCTGGTCGCGCTGCCGCCAGCCCCATCAATGCCCAACCTGCCTGACAATTACCAATAACTATCGGCTTATCTGAATTGGGATGGCGCTTAGCCACATCTTCAAGAAAGCGCGCTTGCGCCACACCAATATCATGTAAGGTTTGACCAGGCTCGGGGGAGTGGCTAAAGGCAATAAAATATGTTGGATGCCCTGCTCGCAAGCTTTCACCCACCGCTGAGTCTTGCTTGAAACCACCAATACCAGCGCCCTGTCCGCTACGCGGATCAATAACGATGACCGGAGCACGTTCACTATTACTCGGCTGCTCGGATTCAGGAATAATTCTTAATAGTGAATAGTTAACTGGACGAGGCAGGTCGCGCCCATCGATCAATGTTTCGTAAGGAAACTTAAGCAGCAAAGGGAAACCAGCACGCTCATGGGCTAGGGTATTATCGCCACGCTGACGCAATGCATCCAAATACAATAGGCTGCGTTGGCCGAAATCGATCCAATACTCCCAATAATCTGCGGGGCTGGCTTGGCGTAGTTGCCCGTTTTGCGCGGGTGTTAGTATCGTTTTATGGCGCTTTGCAGTTGCTTCGCTGATCTGGTCAAACTGCAGGCGTTGCAACTGCCCTAGGTGTTGGAACAGTGCTTGAGCAGAGGAAAAACGCTCTTCTCGCTTGGCAAAAAAACTCTTATTACTCATACATACCTCAAAATAAACCATAATCTGCGATTTGAGCCCCCTGCAACAGGCATAGGTTACTCCTTATACATTCATTTATAGCGGATCAATCACAGCGAAGCAAAGCTTTTTGTGCAGCGCAAAATAAAAGTTGCAAAACTATTTTTTGCAGTGCATCATAGTAATACACACAAGAGCTGCATGGCTCTCGCACCAGTCGCCGGATTAGGCCTCAATTTATTTAGGAACACTTTAATCATGTCTTTATTTAATCCAGAAAAAATACAAAATGCTCAGAAAGCTCAACTCGAGTTGCTACAACAAATCAGCAGCAAGATGTTTGAAAGTGTTGAGCAGCTCACTCAATTACAATTTAAAAACCTGCGTGCAAGCAGTGGCGATCAATTCGACAGCTTACATTCGTTGTTTTCAATCACTGATCCGCAGGACTTTGCTAAATTGCAGACATCATTTACTCAGCCAGTCGCCCAAGCTGAGCGCTTAATGGAATTTAATCGCGAAGTATATGAGCTGATTTCCAGCACTCAGTCAGATATTGCAAAAATTGCTGAAAGCCAAATCGACGCCACAAGCAAGCAAACTCAGGAGATGATCGAGTTGCTTAGCAAAAATGCGCCAACAGGTGCTGAGCCGGCAGTTGCGATGTTTAAAACAGCGTTAGAAAGTGTTGGTAGCACCTATGAAAGCGTGCAAAAAGCAACCAAGCAAGCTACCAAACTGGCTGAAGAAGGTATCACTGCTGCCGCATCAGCAGCCAACCAAGCAACTCGTGATGCTGCTAAACCTAAAGCTGCTGCAAACAAGTAAGAGTAAATCTGCGAGATAGTTAAAGTCTCGCTGGTTACACAAGAAAGGGAATATCTGTAAAAGGTATTCCCTTTTTTTATACTTAGCCTCGTAACTGCTAGCGTCATGACACGCACTGCCAGGAAAGATTTATTACGCTCTGGGCCCTGAATAGCTTAGTGCGCGTTAAATCTGCGCAGCTCTTACAACAAATCAGTCGACAATGAAGTACTATTTTTTTGCAGCGCAAAATAATACTTGCATAAATACTTTTTGCAGTGCATCATAATAGCATACATGAGCATTATTACTCTCGTACATCAGCCTTGATTGGCCATATTTCAGTTAGGAGAAATACAATTATGACTTTATTTAATCCAGAAAGCTTACAAAAAGCCCAACAAGCTCAAATTGAATTGCTACAACAAATCAGCAGCAAAATTTTTGAGAGCGTTGAACAACTCACTCAGCTACAGCTCAAAAGCCTACGTGCTGCCAGTAGCGACCAATTCGACAATTTGCGTACACAATTATCAGTAACTGATCCGCAAGATTTTGCTAAATTGCAGACATCTTTAACTCAGCCAACCGCTCAAGCCGAGCGTTTAATGGAGTTTAATCGCGAAGTATACGAGCTGATCTCCAGCACTCACGCTGACATCGCTAAACTTGCAGAAAGCCAAGCAAATGCAACAGCTCAGCAGACGCAAGACATGCTTGAGACGCTAACTAAAAACGCTCCAGCAGGCGCTGAGCCGGCAGTTGCTATGCTTAAGTCAGCTCTAGAAAGTGCTGGTAGCACCTATGAAAGCGTGCAAAAAGCAGCCAAGCAAGCAAGCAAAATGGCTGAAGAAGGTATTGCTGCCGCATCAAAAGCCAGCCAAGCTACTGTTGATGCCGCGAAGCCAAAAGCTGCTGCAAAAAAATAACAGCACACCAGCCAGACACTTAAAGTCTCGCGAGGTTGTTGAGTAAAAGAAAATGCCTGCTGATCAGCAGGCATTTTTTATTATCAAGCTGGTGCTGACTGGATATGATTCACACAAGAGCAGCGCTACCCTAAGCGTATTAGCCGTTATCATGGCTAAGAGCCTAATCAGCCTTGCACTTAAGCACGCTGATTTAATCTCTCTGCGACACCTCAAAAGCATCGCTTTACAGCGCCAAGTAAGCGCCCCAGCATATGAGCGGTATTGGCAGCCCATATATTTAGTAGCAGATAAAGCACTGACAATTTATTTTAATTATTGTCGTCAGTCATAAACATTATGTTGCTTCATCATCTTTTTTAGTTTTTGCATCTTCAGACTTAGCAGGAGATGGCGCACCAAATAAGCCAAACAGACTCTGAGTGCTCTGATAGAGTTTCTTCGATTGTTCCATATAGTCCTTCATCAAGTCACCTGTCACAGGCGATTGCTTATGGATAAAGTCACTCCATGCTTGCGATGTTTGCGCAGTCGCTTTTGTCTGCAAATCCACCACAGTCTGAATACTTTGCTCCAAGTAACTGCCGAGCATGCCTTGAAGCGGACCGTAGAAACGAATAATACCTTTAAGCATATCGCTTGAGAAAATCGGTTCGCCATCATTCTCTGCTTCTTGAATAATTTGCAAAAGAATACTGCGTGTTAAGTCTTCGCCACTCTTGGCATCAACCACTTGAAAAGGAATTTCATCAATCACCAACTGGCGTATATCGTTGACATTCACATGGGTACTGGTATGTGTGTCATACATGCGACGGTTCGCATACTTTCTGATTAAGCGCGGCTGGGAATTATTGTTATCTGACATGGGTAAAAAATCTCGCAAATAGCATGCATTAGCACTCTATCTTACCCCATCAGCGCATCTGCCGTCCTATCTCACCGGTAAATACGCGCCAACATAAGCAACTTAAACGCTAACCGCCGCCCTGTTTATAAGTCAGCGTCGCCTTAAGACAACTTATAGTCACCTAATGACGTATCAGTTCCAAATCAAATGATCTATACTTCATGTAATAAACATAACGGAGGATGATTTATGAGTAACGAAAAACGTATCGCATTGGTTACAGGCGGCATGGGCGGCATTGGAACAGCTATTAGCCGACGTTTACACGAAGATGGTTACACTGTTGTGGTGGGGTGCAGCACCGGCTCAGCTCGCAAGAACGACTGGCTCGAACAGCAGGCAAAAGAAGGTTATACATTCCAAGTTTTAGAATGCGACATTAGCGATTGGGAATCCACAAGCAAAGCATTCGGACGTCTGCGCGAAGAGGTTGGTACTATTGATGTCCTGGTCAATAATGCTGGCATAACACGCGATGGCACGTTTCGCAAAATGACTATTGAAAACTGGAACGCAGTGATCAGCACCAACCTTAACAGCCTGTTTAATACCAGCAAGCATGTCGTTGAAGATATGCTAAACAAAGGTTGGGGCAGAATTATTAACATCTCCTCAATTAACGGCCAGCGCGGACAGTTTGGTCAAGTAAACTACTCCGCAGCCAAAGCGGGTGTACACGGCTTCAGTATGGCGCTTGCACGCGAAGTCAGTGCTAAAGGTGTAACTGTCAACACAGTATCACCGGGCTATATTGAAACTGATATGACTGCTGCAATTCGTCCTGACATTTTGGAAGGTATGATTTCTGGCATCCCCGTTGGTCGCTTAGGACTACCAAAAGAGATTGCCTCGATGGTAGCTTGGCTCGCCTCAGAAGAAGCAGCTTACGCCACCGGCGCTGACTTTACAGTCAACGGCGGCATGAATATGCAGTAACAGGATCTACCCTCATTAACTTTACAAGCTGTTGTTGTCACTATCGGTTATGTTAATCGAGCATGCGCAGTCCTTATTTGGGCTGCGCATCAACTAACGCCTAGTTGCTCTAGAAGACTCAGGAATTAGTACGGCAAAACATTGTCAAAAACTATCAGTGACTGACACATCAGTAGCCTTAAGCACTCGATGTAGATAATTCAGCTTTTTGAGAGTATATCTAACAATTACACCGCGTTAGCATGCGTGGGCTTCCTTCATACACGCGAGGATCTTGCATATTTATGGATAATAACCTGCACGCTTTACACACCTACTGGTCAGCTCAGACCCCTTCGTTGCTAGCCTATGCTTGCAACAACTACGCCTCGGGGTAACACAGCACGAATGGTTCAAAGACTGCGACCACAGTGAGTGGTTTAATGTACCCAGTGATTCACTTGAGCAGTTGCAAACCGAATTCAACCAAGGTTGGATGGCTCTTGGCCAGCAGATGCTAAGCCAACAGGACTTCAACTTTGAAGACAGGCGTTTTTCCAGTGAAAACTGGAATAGCCCAATATTTGGCTCACTCGCAGCTTTCTATCTGCTTAATTCAGAGTTTCTGCTGAAACTGTTGGATTTACTGCCAATTAAAGAAGAAAAACCAAAACAACGTCTGCGCTACCTAATCGAACAGACGATCGCAGCCAGCGCACCGAGCAACTTTCTTGCGAGCAACCCAGATGCTCTAAAACGTGCATTTGAAACGCAGGGAACCAGCCTCTTTAGCGGTTTTTTACACCTAGCAAGCGACCTGCAAGAAGGTAAATTGCGCCAGAGCGACAAAGGTCATTTTGAAGTTGGAACAAGTCTGGCGATCACGCCTGGTTCAGTGGTATTTGAGAACGAGCTATTCCAACTTATACAGTACAAACCGCTTAGCAAAACACAGTACAAAAAACCGCTATTGATCGTACCGCCAGTAATCAACAAGTACTATATTCTCGACTTGCAGCCTGAGAATTCTCTAGTGCGCCACCTGCTCGAACAAGGCCATCAAGTGTTTATGATTTCTTGGCGCAACTTCGGTGAGGCACAGGCACAGGTCACGTGGGACCAAATTGTTCAAGACGGCGTAATCAGTGCGCTGCGGGCTACTCGAGCAATCAGTGGTGAGCGTCAGCTTAATACCCTTGGCTTCTGTATCGGCGGCACTCAACTCAGTTGTGCACTAGCAGTTTTAGCTGCACGAGGCGACCGCGACATCGCCAGTTTAAGCCTGTTTGCGACCTTCCTTGATTACCTAGATACCGGACCGATCAGCGTGCTTGTTGATGAAAAAATGGTTGCCGAACACGAGCGCACCATTGGTGGTCACAACGGTAAGCATGGCTTGTTTCGCGGTGAGGACATGGGCAACACGTTCTCCCTGTTACGCCCCAACGAGCTGTGGTGGAATTACAACGTCGATAAATATCTAAAAGGTGAAAAACCTAGACCTTTTGACCTACTGTTTTGGAATAACGACAGCACCAACATGCCAGGTCCAATGTATTGCTGGTATTTGCGTCACACTTATCTGCAAAACGATTTAAAGTCAGGCGATCTGGACATGTGTGGCGTTAAGCTGGACTTAAGCACCATTGATACTCCAGCCTATATTCTTGGCACCCAGGACGACCATATCGTCCCATGGCGCAGCGCTTATGCCAGCACAGCGATACTTAGCGGCCCGAAACGCTTCATCCTCGGAAGCTCTGGACATATCGCTGGGGTCATCAACCCACCAGCCAAACAGAGACGCAATTACTGGGTGAATGAGACCCTGTCGAAATCACCTGACACTTGGTTTAAAGCTGCTAAAGAGCACCCAGGCAGCTGGTGGACCGACTGGTTCGCTTGGCTCGACACTCACAGTGGCGAAAAGCGCCCTGCTGTAACCGAAATGGGCAGCGCAGAATACCCGCCCATAGAGGCCGCACCAGGCCGTTACGTTATCGAAAAAGCATAGCTCTAGAACAGACTCTTGATGGCCATTCGCGCCATCAAGAGCCTGACAAATTAAAGGAAACACTGAACAAACCCCAAGCGGGCTGCAGCCTTTGGTAAAATAGTCCAATCCGTAATTAGTATCGAGTCCACAGTCATGCAAATCACTTTCGCCGAAGCCGAGTTCGTCAGCAAAAAGAAGCAAACCCGTCGGGATCGACTGTTGATGGATCTGGAAACTCTGGTGCCTTGGTCTGTTCTGGAATCAGTGATTGAGCCGTACTATCCGAAATCTGACGGCAAACGAGGTCGTCCGACTATGGGGCTTTCTCGCATGTTACGTATGTACATTCTACAGCAGGTCATGGGGTTTTCCGATGAAGGAACTGAGGATGCCGTTTATGACAGCGCAGCAATTCAGCTGTTTATGGGTATTGATCTTGGGCGTGATGCCGTGCCGGATGCGACCACTTTGTTGCGTTTTCGTCGTCTGCTGGAAACTCACAGCCTGACTCAACAAATTTTTGCTGCGGTCAATTACCAACTGGCGAGCAAGGGCTTGTACCTCAAGGAAGGCACGGTGGTTGACGCTACAATTATTGCCGCACCACCTTCCACCAAGAATAAGAGTAAAAGCCGTGATCCGCAAATGCGCTCCACTAAGAAAGGCAATCAGTATTACTTTGGCATGAAAGCTCACATCGGTGCTGATGCGGCTAGCGGTTTGGTGCACACACTGGTCACCACTGCGGCCAACGTGCACGACGTGAACCAAGCTCATGCTTTGCTACACGGCGAGGAACAGCAGGTATACGGTGATTCTGGTTATCTGGGGGCTGACAAACGGGAAGAAAATAAGGATAAAGATGTGGAGTGGGTGGTAGCCATGCGCCATGGAAAGCGTCGAAAGCTGCGCGATAGCGGCACAGAAGAAGGTCAACTGGCTGACAAAATCGAAAAATTAAAGAGCCGGATACGCGCCAAGGTTGAGCATCCCTTTTACTGGGTCAAAGTGCACTTTGGTCACCGCAAGACTCGCTACCGTGGCTTGGCGAAAAACACAGCCCATCTCTATAGCCTGTTTGCCTTGGCAAACCTGTTCTTGTCGAAGCGATGTATGCCGTTGGCGGGATAAATCCGCCTAAAAACCGGTAAGCTGCCGGGAAAAGCAGCAAAAACGGGTAAAACTGCTGATAAAAAGGTTTTTTATGGCCCTGAAGTTGAAATTTAAGAGCTGAATTTTAAATCCGCATGGATTGGCTGGTTTGATTGGTTTTATTCAGCGTTTCCTAAAGCATCTATAAACGCATCAACTCTCTTAATCGACAGTTCTTTTCACTGTACTACTTGGGTATTTCCATTTTTAGCTCAACGCGGCGGTTTTGCGCTCGTCCTTCAGCCGTTGCATTTGACGCTAAAGACTGGGTGTCGGCAAAACCAACTGCTCGTAAGCGTTTGCTACTAATACCATTAGCTTCCAAGTACCGCACTACACTGCCGGCCCTAGAGCCTGACAGCTCCCAATTGGATGGGTAACGCCCCTGAATTGGCACGGAATCTGTATGGCCTTCCACGACAATTTGAAAGTTACTTTCCCGCAAGACATTAACCAACTTTTTAAGCACAGCAGCCCCCGCTAAGCCTAAATCAGCCTGACCCGAGGCAAATAGAATTTCACTCTTAATCCTAAAATTAACAACCCCAGCACTAATACTCACATCAATATCATCACCGAGCTGATCAAAACCCAAATCACTTAGACTGTGCTCCCCTTCTTCGCCCTCCAAACCCTCCCCCAAGCCCAAGCTACCCCCTTTATCTTGCAGCTTATCGCTCGACTGCAAACCCTCTAACTGCTCACTGCCCGCACCTACAATTGCCAGATCAACACCAAGCCTACTTCCTCCACCTGCGACGACACTGTCGCCTGCGTTAGCCTCATAGTCAGACCCAGTAACAAAGTCCCCTTTACCAGAAAAAGCTAGCATAACAATGAGCAAAACCAATAACAGCGTCATCATATCTAAGTAAGTCGAAAACCAAGTTTCCTCTTCCTCTCGAGGCTCAGCGCTACTATCTAGGGCTAGCCACACTTTACCTGACCCTGTGGTCTTATTTGCCATGCGCGCTAATTTAAGTTCTGCCTCTAAACGCTTGGTTTTCTCTATGAGCTGACTAATTTCAGAGTTATTTTCTTTACTCATTAATCATTCTCTTACTTTGCTATAGCGACCATCACCATCATTAATCTCATCTTGGTGTTGCTCCATAAATGAGTTTAAAGTTTCGCGCATCATGGCTGGGCTACGTTTTTGACTCATCATAGACACGCCTTGCAACACCATATTCATTAGCACTAAGCGCCGTTCAGTACGACGTTCAAGCTTTACTGCAACCGGTTTAAACAACAAGTTAGAAAATAAAACACCATAAAACGTGGTCATAAGTGCTAAAGCCATTTGCTGACCAATTAGCGCCATATCCCCATCACCTAACAAAAACATCAGATTTACTAAACCAACTAGCGTACCTATCATGCCAAATGCCGGCGCATAACTGGCCATAACACGAAACAATTGCGCTTCAGCATGCTCACGAGCGCGCATTCTTGAGATACGCCATTGCAATAACTCTAAAATCTCTTCCTCAGGCGTCATATCGATAACAAGTTGCACGCCAGTTTTTAAGAAAGGATTAAATACCTGTTCTAGCGCCTTTTCTACCGCGCGGATATCACTTCTAACCCAAAGACGTGAAATATTAATTAATTCATCAAGATCATTTTCAGTGTAAAACTTTTCATTGCGTAACACAGTGCCCATTAAACCAAAAATACGCACTACTTCGCGTAATGGATAACTGATAAAAGTTGCGGCTAAAGTGCCCACAAGCACAATTAGAATACTGGGTATATCCAAAAATAAAGAGGGATCAACTGCCGTATAGAAAATAACAACGCCCAGCAAAATAACACTGGCGACTATACCTATTAGAGTGGAGGGATTCATATGAAAAAACCTAAAGTATCACATAAAAATATGTAAGACTTTAGCATAAACAAACCACAACTCCGAATAACAGGCACAAACTTTGCTTTATTTGCTTTTAAATAGAATATAAGCCTAGAAAATTAATATATCGGTACAAGCACAAGCCAAGTAATTATCCTGCGCGCAATCACGCCTCATAGCAATGCCACGACTGTTTCTGGACAGCTGCAACTGGTTGACACTTTGGCGGGCAAGTTACAGGCAATCACCACACATCACTGCAATATTGCAAACACTGTAGAGCGCAATATTGAAGTTATTATTGCTACTGTCATGGCAATCTCCACACTTGATCAGCAACTGTCATAGGCTAAAACCCGCTGCGCCTGCATCTAGCCTATGAAAGCTCAACAATACAACGCTTAGCTCTGATGATACGCATATAATATTAAGCAACCTTAAGCGCACTGATCAGTGACGTCTTGAATACACAAGCTTATAAGATGACGAGCAAGGTAATTTTCTGCCAATAGGAGAAGAGCCTGCTTAACACTCGCCGAATAAAAGCCTGACCGACTATGAATGCAACGTCGTCATGCTCAGAGAAGCAGGTCTTAAACAACAGACGAAAAAAAAGAGCCCTTAGGCTCTTTCTTCTTTTAGCGCGTACGCCAAATTGGAGCGGAAAACGAGACTCGAACTCGCGACCCCGACCTTGGCAAGGTCGTGCTCTACCAACTGAGCTATTTCCGCATAATATGGCGTCCCCTAGGGGACTCGAACCCCTGTTACCGCCGTGAAAGGGCGGTGTCCTAGGCCACTAGACGAAGGGGACGCAGCCTTGGAGCTTATAACAGCTTGCAACTTCATGCTTGGGCGTTTTGCTTTATTGCTTGAAGTGGCGCGCATATTACGGAGCATTGGCAAAAGCGTCAAGCCTTTTTTGAAAATTCTTTATATTTCAATGCTCTGGCGCGGTTTTCGGCATAAACATCAGCTGAATTTCGTGATTCCAGTCAAAATCC comes from Pseudomonas sp. C27(2019) and encodes:
- a CDS encoding DUF3141 domain-containing protein, giving the protein MSNKSFFAKREERFSSAQALFQHLGQLQRLQFDQISEATAKRHKTILTPAQNGQLRQASPADYWEYWIDFGQRSLLYLDALRQRGDNTLAHERAGFPLLLKFPYETLIDGRDLPRPVNYSLLRIIPESEQPSNSERAPVIVIDPRSGQGAGIGGFKQDSAVGESLRAGHPTYFIAFSHSPEPGQTLHDIGVAQARFLEDVAKRHPNSDKPIVIGNCQAGWALMGLAAARPELPGLVIINGAPLSYWAGADGRNPMRYTGGLLGGAWTTRLASDLGNGRFDGAWLVSGYESLNPAESHWNKYYNLFSKIDSEVPDFLDFERWWSSPTLLNSEEIEVIVDDLFIGNRLTGGLGQQSSEVDLKKIEAPVVVFCSYGDDITPPQQALNWIADIYPSDLALRSAGRTIIYLKHATIDHFGIFVSGAVARREHRGLLDASEAIALLAPGLYEMMIEDVPTASGSEQGYEVYFEPRRIANILSDGEDERDRDDEREFALVDQASQLNNTLYEWYVRPWLRHTINEPVAEMIRKMHPFRMQQYAYSSLNPALSWLAGYAPLLRENRQEVSPNNPLLAWQETTSNFVEALLNGYNDVQDASQEMQFHAVYGGLSTLTGAQAPETQQGFIEQQDQDVTEHLRSSLTQGGGVEALSRILLLLGHQSGKFSKDRVEQLAEKSRTLIKEFDIDLETIRAIIDQQGLLVFALPAESLETLPQLLVDNESRKTLLDSVVRLVPELLTAEGAVGELWRQLHQLFDQPMPAFIQPKSSASSARAHDTKRLESQIVGEEKTTAVKAAVKKPAKTAKPKAPTAAAAKQEELPAAAIKTDAPALAAEKSKPIKTAVKKPAKTAKPKAPTAAAAKQEELPAAAIKTDAPASAAEKSKPIKTAVKKPAKPAKPKAPTAAAAKQEELPAAAIKTDAPVSAAKKSTPVNPAMNKSAQPEKPKVPAVAAKQEELPLAKSKADSSASADEKTTPVSAAANKSAKPKEQTIAAKQEELPAAAPQASKENKEK
- a CDS encoding phasin family protein, whose protein sequence is MSLFNPEKIQNAQKAQLELLQQISSKMFESVEQLTQLQFKNLRASSGDQFDSLHSLFSITDPQDFAKLQTSFTQPVAQAERLMEFNREVYELISSTQSDIAKIAESQIDATSKQTQEMIELLSKNAPTGAEPAVAMFKTALESVGSTYESVQKATKQATKLAEEGITAAASAANQATRDAAKPKAAANK
- the phaP gene encoding TIGR01841 family phasin (Members of this family are phasins (small proteins associated with inclusions such as PHA granules). Note that several different families of phasins have been named PhaP despite very little sequence similarity to each other.), yielding MTLFNPESLQKAQQAQIELLQQISSKIFESVEQLTQLQLKSLRAASSDQFDNLRTQLSVTDPQDFAKLQTSLTQPTAQAERLMEFNREVYELISSTHADIAKLAESQANATAQQTQDMLETLTKNAPAGAEPAVAMLKSALESAGSTYESVQKAAKQASKMAEEGIAAASKASQATVDAAKPKAAAKK
- the phaR gene encoding polyhydroxyalkanoate synthesis repressor PhaR, giving the protein MSDNNNSQPRLIRKYANRRMYDTHTSTHVNVNDIRQLVIDEIPFQVVDAKSGEDLTRSILLQIIQEAENDGEPIFSSDMLKGIIRFYGPLQGMLGSYLEQSIQTVVDLQTKATAQTSQAWSDFIHKQSPVTGDLMKDYMEQSKKLYQSTQSLFGLFGAPSPAKSEDAKTKKDDEAT
- the phbB gene encoding acetoacetyl-CoA reductase — protein: MSNEKRIALVTGGMGGIGTAISRRLHEDGYTVVVGCSTGSARKNDWLEQQAKEGYTFQVLECDISDWESTSKAFGRLREEVGTIDVLVNNAGITRDGTFRKMTIENWNAVISTNLNSLFNTSKHVVEDMLNKGWGRIINISSINGQRGQFGQVNYSAAKAGVHGFSMALAREVSAKGVTVNTVSPGYIETDMTAAIRPDILEGMISGIPVGRLGLPKEIASMVAWLASEEAAYATGADFTVNGGMNMQ
- a CDS encoding IS5 family transposase — encoded protein: MQITFAEAEFVSKKKQTRRDRLLMDLETLVPWSVLESVIEPYYPKSDGKRGRPTMGLSRMLRMYILQQVMGFSDEGTEDAVYDSAAIQLFMGIDLGRDAVPDATTLLRFRRLLETHSLTQQIFAAVNYQLASKGLYLKEGTVVDATIIAAPPSTKNKSKSRDPQMRSTKKGNQYYFGMKAHIGADAASGLVHTLVTTAANVHDVNQAHALLHGEEQQVYGDSGYLGADKREENKDKDVEWVVAMRHGKRRKLRDSGTEEGQLADKIEKLKSRIRAKVEHPFYWVKVHFGHRKTRYRGLAKNTAHLYSLFALANLFLSKRCMPLAG
- a CDS encoding OmpA family protein, producing MSKENNSEISQLIEKTKRLEAELKLARMANKTTGSGKVWLALDSSAEPREEEETWFSTYLDMMTLLLVLLIVMLAFSGKGDFVTGSDYEANAGDSVVAGGGSRLGVDLAIVGAGSEQLEGLQSSDKLQDKGGSLGLGEGLEGEEGEHSLSDLGFDQLGDDIDVSISAGVVNFRIKSEILFASGQADLGLAGAAVLKKLVNVLRESNFQIVVEGHTDSVPIQGRYPSNWELSGSRAGSVVRYLEANGISSKRLRAVGFADTQSLASNATAEGRAQNRRVELKMEIPK